The following proteins are co-located in the Candidatus Nanosynbacter sp. HMT-352 genome:
- a CDS encoding inorganic diphosphatase, translating to MADFNQILTPGDVENGIVNVVVEIPQGSSHKIEWNRELAVMQLDRVEPAIFAKPTNYGFIPQTLDEDGDELDALIITDEPLTTGIFMEAKVIGVLEFVDDNEVDDKVIVVPADDRNTGNAINSLEDLPPQLLKQIEHHFNHYKDLKKPGSTVVKGFGDVERAKQIIRESITRWNEK from the coding sequence ATCGTGAATGTAGTTGTTGAGATTCCACAGGGATCAAGTCATAAAATTGAGTGGAACCGCGAGCTTGCAGTGATGCAGTTGGACCGTGTTGAGCCAGCTATTTTCGCAAAGCCAACAAACTACGGTTTCATTCCGCAGACTTTGGATGAAGATGGCGACGAATTGGACGCGCTAATTATCACCGACGAACCGCTGACAACCGGTATTTTTATGGAAGCAAAAGTTATCGGCGTGTTGGAATTTGTTGACGACAATGAAGTTGACGACAAGGTTATCGTTGTGCCAGCCGACGACCGAAACACTGGCAACGCAATCAACTCACTAGAAGACCTACCTCCACAATTGTTGAAGCAAATTGAGCACCACTTCAATCACTACAAGGATTTGAAGAAGCCTGGCTCAACAGTAGTCAAGGGATTCGGCGACGTAGAAAGAGCAAAGCAAATCATCCGCGAGTCAATTACTCGTTGGAATGAAAAATAA